A single region of the Ziziphus jujuba cultivar Dongzao chromosome 10, ASM3175591v1 genome encodes:
- the LOC107412268 gene encoding uncharacterized protein LOC107412268 isoform X5, whose translation MTSIRTNAEVEGEAGEPSFRRLVLRSVAHIIRLYSSSLITECEVFLSMLLKVIFLDLPLWHRILVLEILRGFCVEARTLRILFQNFDMNPKNTNVVEGMVKALARVVSCVHVQETSEESLAAVAGMFSSKAKGVEWSLDNDASNAAVLVASEAHAITLAVEGLLGVVFTVATLTDEAMDVGELESPKCDYDPPAKCTGKTALLCLSMVDSVWLTILDALSLILSRSQGEAIVLEILKGYQAFTQACGVLRAVEPLNSFLASLCKFTINFPNEAERRSSALQSPGPRRSESLGDQRETIVLTPKNVQALRTLFNIAHRLHNVLGPSWVLVLETLAALDRAIHSPHATTQEVTTAVPKLTRESSGQYSDFSILSSLNSQLFESSALMHISAVKSLLSALRQLSEQCISGTLSGSGPASSQKFGSIMFSVERMICILVNNLHRVEPLWDQVIGHFLELADKPNQHLRNMALDALDRSICAVLDSDQFQDDMTTRSHETSQNVETGLSEIGSLECAAISPLRVLYLSTQSIDVRAGSLKILLHVLERHGEKLHYSWPDILEMLRSVADASEKEIVTLGFQSLRVIMNDGLSTIPADCLHVCVDVTGAYSSQKTELNISLTAIGLLWTTTDFIAKGLKRTEKEMDGQKPEEQTRSVLDQVRLINVIDRDKLLFSVFSLLQNLGADERPEVRNSAVRTLFQTLGSHGQKLSKSMWEDCLWNYVFPTLDRASHMAATSSKDEWQGKELGTRGGKAVHMLIHHSRNTAQKQWDETLVLVLGGIARILRSFFPFLRSLTNFWSGWESLLLFVKNSILNGSKEVSLAAINCLQTTVLSHSSKGNVPMPYLTSVLDIYEFVLQKSTNYCGNAASKVKQEILHGLGELYVQAQRMFDNQLYTMLLGIINLAVKQAIVDSDNFETEFGHVPPVLRTILEILPLLRPADHLSSMWLILLRDFLKYLPRSDSPSQDEEDEAVQASAIDQNQDADLKYERSNGTGSKSLNKMEITSPTSAGIPSYLFAEKLVPLLVDLFLQAPAIEKYIIYPEIIQSLGRCMTTRRDSPDGALWRLAVEGFNHILVDDLCKLSVDSGHDSNVSKPARTRIWKEVADVYEIFLVGYCGRALPSDSLSAVAVKADESLEITTLNILGDQILRLPIDAPSDILLRLVSTLDRCASRTCSLPVETVTLMPSHCIRFSLACLQKLFSLSSYEEKANSWSLERSEISKISIMVLMTRCEFILNRFLIDEGDSGEGPLPAARVEELIYVLEELSRLVIHPDSASALHLHPYLKDGLAKENNREKRSHLLVLFPCLCELVISREARVRELVRVLLRLVTKELALDVSLSSQHMEEYFLTTQSPKSVP comes from the exons ATGACTTCAATTCGTACCAATGCTGAG GTTGAAGGAGAAGCAGGAGAGCCTTCTTTTCGTCGCTTGGTTTTGCGGTCAGTTGCTCATATTATCAGGCTTTACAGTTCATCCCTTATCACTGAATGTGAG GTTTTCCTCAGTATGTTATTGAAGGTTATTTTTCTTGACCTTCCATTGTGGCATCGCATTCTTGTTCTTGAAATCTTAAGG GGTTTTTGTGTGGAGGCAAGGACATTGAGGATCCTTTTTCAGAACTTTGACAT GAATCCCAAGAACACTAATGTTGTTGAAGGCATGGTTAAAGCTCTCGCTAGAGTTGTTTCTTGTGTACAT GTTCAAGAGACCAGTGAGGAGAGCCTGGCTGCTGTTGCAGGGATGTTCAGTAGCAAAGCTAAAG GGGTTGAGTGGAGCCTTGATAATGATGCATCCAATGCTGCAGTTTTAGTTGCCAGTGAAGCTCATGCGATAACTCTGGCTGTTGAAGGTTTGTTGGGTGTTGTCTTTACGGTAGCCACGTTGACAGATGAAGCGATGGATGTTGGTGAG CTTGAATCTCCCAAATGTGATTATGATCCGCCTGCAAAATGTACTGGGAAAACTGCTCTTCTCTGCCTTTCGATGGTTGATTCAGTGTGGTTGACCATACTAGATGCCCTATCTCTTATTTTGTCAAG GTCACAAGGAGAGGCAATCGTGTTGGAAATACTGAAGGGATATCAGGCATTCACTCAG GCGTGTGGAGTTCTTCGAGCTGTAGAACCTTTAAACTCCTTTCTAGCATCTCTTTGCAAATTTACGATCAATTTTCCGAATGAAGCAGAAAGAAGGAG CAGTGCTTTACAATCTCCTGGTCCAAGACGCTCTGAATCATTAGGCGACCAAAGGGAAACCATTGTCCTTACTCCCAAGAATGTGCAG GCTTTAAGAACTCTGTTCAACATTGCTCATCGACTCCATAACGTGTTGGGTCCATCCTGGGTTTTG GTCTTGGAAACTCTAGCAGCTCTAGACCGAGCAATCCATTCACCACATGCCACCACACAG GAGGTCACAACAGCTGTCCCAAAGCTTACAAGGGAATCATCTGGTCAATACAGTGATTTCAGTATTCTTTCATCTTTAAATTCTCAG CTGTTTGAGAGCTCGGCACTAATGCACATATCTGCAGTAAAATCCCTTCTGTCTGCATTGCGCCAGCTTTCAGAACAATGTATTTCTGGGACTCTAAGTGGTTCTGGACCAGCATCAAGTCAAAAATTTGGAAGTATCATGTTTTCGGTGGAACGTATGATTTGCATACTGGTCAATAATCTTCACA GAGTGGAGCCATTGTGGGATCAAGTTATTGGCCACTTTCTTGAG CTTGCAGACAAACCTAACCAGCATTTAAGAAATATGGCCCTGGATGCACTAGACCGGTCAATATGTGCTGTTTTAGATTCAGATCAATTCCAGGATGATATGACAACTAGATCCCATGAGACATCTCAGAAT GTGGAAACCGGGCTTTCAGAAATAGGATCACTTGAATGTGCTGCCATATCTCCATTGCGGGTTCTTTATTTATCTACTCAAAGCATTGATGTACGTGCTGGATCGTTGAAAATTCTTCTTCATGTTTTAGAG AGGCATGGAGAAAAGTTACACTACAGTTGGCCTGATATTCTTGAAATGTTGAG GTCTGTGGCTGATGCTTCAGAGAAGGAAATTGTCACCTTGGGCTTCCAG AGCCTACGTGTGATTATGAATGATGGACTTTCCACTATTCCTGCAGACTGCCTTCATGT ATGTGTAGATGTGACTGGAGCATACAGTTCCCAGAAAACAGAGCTGAATATAAGTTTGACAGCTATAGGCCTTTTATGGACTACAACTGACTTTATTGCAAAAGGGCTTAAGCGCACGGAAAAGGAAATGGATGGTCAAAAGCCAGAAGAGCAAACACGTAGTGTTTTGGACCAAGTGCGTTTGATAAATGTCATTGATCGTGACAAGTtgcttttctctgttttttcatTGCTTCAGAATCTTGGAGCTGATGAGAGGCCAGAG GTCAGAAATTCAGCAGTCAGGACTCTTTTTCAGACTCTGGGAAGTCATGGGCAGAAACTCTCAAAAAGCATGTGGGAGGATTGCCTTTGGAATTATGTTTTCCCTACACTAGATCGTGCTTCTCACATG GCTGCAACTTCATCAAAAGACGAATGGCAAGGGAAAGAACTTGGAACTAGAGGTGGAAAAGCAGTTCACATGCTCATACATCATAG TCGCAACACAGCTCAGAAACAGTGGGATGAAACActtgttcttgttcttggtGGAATAGCTCGTATTTTACGTTCTTTCTTTCCATTTCTCAGAAGCTTGACCAACTTTTGGTCAG GATGGGAATCATTGCTTCTGTTTGTGAAAAATAGTATTCTTAATGGTAGCAAAGAGGTTTCTCTTGCAGCAATAAATTGCTTACAGACAACTGTTCTTTCCCATTCTTCAAAG GGAAATGTACCAATGCCTTACCTTACATCGGTGCTTGATATTTATGAGTTTGTTCTTCAAAAGTCAACAAACTATTGTGGTAATGCAGCTAGCAAGGTGAAGCAGGAGATTTTACACGGTCTTG GGGAACTATATGTTCAAGCACAGAGGATGTTTGACAATCAATTGTATACAATGTTGCTTGGGATCATAAATTTGGCTGTCAAGCAAGCCATAGTGGATAGTGATAACTTTGAAACTGAATTT GGACACGTTCCTCCTGTTTTACGTACAATACTGGAGATTTTACCATTGTTACGTCCAGCTGATCACCTTTCATCCATGTGGCTAATTCTTCTTCGggattttttgaaatatttaccaAGATCTGACTCCCCCTCACAAGATGAGGAAGATGAAGCAGTGCAAGCCAGCGCTATTGACCAAAATCAAG aTGCTGACCTGAAGTATGAAAGATCGAATGGGACTGGTTCCAAATCCCTAAACAAAATGGAAATAACATCTCCAACTTCAGCAGGCATCCCTAGTTATTTGTTTGCAGAAAAGCTTGTTCCTTTGCTGGTAGATCTCTTTTTACAGGCACCAGCAATTGAAAAGTATATTATATATCCTGAAATTATTCAAAGTCTGGGAAG GTGTATGACTACTAGAAGAGACAGCCCAGATGGTGCACTCTGGAGGTTAGCTGTTGAAGGCTTCAATCATATTCTTGTTGATGATCTCTGCAAATTATCTGTGGACTCTGGACATGATTCTAATGTCAGTAAACCTGCAAGAACACGTATTTGGAAGGAAGTTGCAGATGTATATGAAATATTCCTTGTGGGTTATTGTGGGCGGGCCCTTCCTTCTGATTCTCTTTCAGCTGTGGCAGTAAAGGCTGATGAGTCACTTGAGATTACGACTTTAAACATTCTTGGTGACCAAATTTTGAGGCTGCCAATTGATGCACCTTCTGAT ATTTTGCTAAGACTAGTGTCTACCTTGGACCGTTGTGCATCACGGACTTGCTCTTTGCCTGTTGAGACTGTAACACTTATGCCTTCTCACTGTATAAGATTTTCCTTGGCTTGCTTACAGAAGTTATTTTCCTTGAGCAG CTATGAAGAGAAAGCCAATAGTTGGAGTTTGGAAAGATCTGAAATTAGCAAAATTTCAATCATGGTTCTCATGACCAGATGCGAATTCATCTTGAACAGATTTTTGATTGATGAGGGAGACTCTG GTGAAGGTCCACTACCAGCTGCAAGGGTAGAGGAACTCATCTATGTCCTGGAGGAACTGAGCCGTCTGGTCATTCATCCAGACTCAGCATCTGCTCTTCACTTGCATCCATATTTGAAAGACGGCCTGGCCAAGGAAAACAATCGTGAGAAGCGGTCACATCTGCTTGTTTTGTTTCCATGCCTTTGTGAGCTTGTCATATCAAG GGAAGCAAGAGTAAGAGAACTGGTGCGAGTACTACTCAGACTTGTTACGAAAGAGTTAGCACTAGACGTCTCCTTATCCAGTCAACACATGGAAGAGTACTTTTTGACAACGCAGAGTCCCAAGTCGGTTCCATGA